A genomic segment from Leptolyngbya boryana PCC 6306 encodes:
- a CDS encoding GMC oxidoreductase codes for MTTQAHYDVIIIGTGAGGGTLAHRLAPTGKKILVLERGSFLPREKQNWDTIEVFHHDRYHTKEVWRDQDGQALHPGTGYFVGGNTKVYGGALFRWRERDFDQVQHQGGISLESPLKYRNFEPYYTQAEALYEVHGQHGLDPTEPQASQDYPFPAIQHEPRIQEIHDALQAKGLHPFYLPLAIKLNEANRHLSSCIRCDTCDGFPCLVNAKADAEINCVRPAIDRTENLTLLTSAKVLRLHTSPSGREVTAVEVDVAGQIQMFSADIVVVSCGAINSAALLLRSANDQHPTGLANRSDQVGRNFMRHQNGAIVGLTKKPNPTQFQKTLAVNDFYWGEAGFDYPMGHIQLLGKVNADMIALDSPKIAGVSFQDREVFASLASHSVDWWLTAEDLPDPNNRVQVKGDKIHLSYKDNNTVAFDRLLHRWTEVLKSIDCGDRFLPCSFYFRKKIPLQGVAHQCGTCRYGEDSQTSVLDINCRTHDVDNLYVVDGSFFPASAAVNPTLTIIANALRVGDHLIDRLR; via the coding sequence ATGACAACTCAAGCTCATTATGATGTCATTATCATCGGTACAGGAGCAGGCGGAGGCACACTTGCACATCGTCTTGCTCCAACCGGAAAAAAGATCTTAGTGCTGGAACGAGGCTCGTTTCTACCGAGAGAAAAGCAGAACTGGGATACGATCGAGGTTTTTCACCACGATCGCTATCACACTAAAGAAGTTTGGCGAGATCAAGACGGGCAAGCCTTACATCCTGGAACAGGTTACTTTGTCGGGGGCAATACAAAAGTCTACGGTGGAGCGCTGTTTCGGTGGCGCGAGCGTGATTTTGACCAAGTTCAACATCAAGGAGGCATTTCGCTAGAATCTCCTCTAAAGTATCGCAATTTTGAACCTTACTACACTCAGGCAGAAGCACTCTATGAAGTGCATGGACAGCATGGGCTAGACCCAACCGAGCCACAGGCAAGTCAAGACTATCCTTTTCCAGCCATTCAACACGAGCCGCGAATTCAAGAGATTCATGATGCGCTACAAGCAAAAGGATTGCACCCGTTCTATCTTCCGCTAGCCATTAAACTCAATGAAGCAAATCGCCATTTGAGTTCTTGCATTCGTTGTGATACTTGCGATGGGTTTCCTTGTTTAGTCAATGCGAAAGCAGATGCAGAGATCAATTGTGTACGTCCTGCGATCGATCGTACTGAGAATTTAACCTTACTCACTTCAGCGAAGGTACTCCGTTTGCATACAAGTCCATCGGGTCGAGAAGTCACAGCTGTTGAGGTCGATGTTGCAGGTCAAATCCAGATGTTTTCTGCAGATATTGTTGTTGTCTCTTGTGGTGCAATTAACTCTGCGGCTCTGCTACTACGATCTGCGAATGATCAACACCCAACTGGATTAGCGAATCGTTCTGATCAAGTTGGACGGAATTTTATGAGGCATCAGAACGGTGCGATCGTTGGATTGACGAAAAAGCCAAATCCAACTCAATTTCAGAAAACCCTAGCTGTGAATGATTTTTACTGGGGAGAAGCAGGATTTGACTATCCAATGGGTCATATTCAACTGCTCGGCAAGGTCAATGCTGACATGATTGCACTAGATTCTCCGAAGATTGCTGGAGTTTCATTTCAAGATCGCGAAGTCTTCGCATCGCTTGCCAGTCATTCTGTAGATTGGTGGCTCACAGCAGAAGATTTACCCGATCCGAACAATCGTGTACAGGTGAAAGGAGACAAGATTCATCTGAGCTACAAAGACAATAACACGGTTGCATTCGATCGATTATTACATCGCTGGACAGAAGTTTTGAAATCGATTGATTGTGGCGATCGCTTTTTACCTTGTTCGTTCTACTTCCGTAAAAAAATCCCACTTCAAGGAGTCGCGCATCAATGTGGAACTTGCCGCTATGGAGAAGATTCACAAACCTCTGTGCTGGATATCAACTGTCGAACTCATGACGTGGACAATTTGTATGTTGTCGATGGTAGCTTCTTTCCGGCTAGTGCTGCGGTCAATCCAACTCTGACAATCATTGCGAATGCCTTGCGGGTAGGAGATCACTTGATTGATCGATTGAGATAA
- a CDS encoding YkgB family protein produces MATTNDRKAVSRLLELIGLALMRYGIVLILFWIGLMKFTPYEANAIKPLVEHSPFMSWMYRVISVQGVSNLIGVIEVATAVLMALRSWFPIASVVGSGMAVVTCLLTLSFLFSTPGWEPTLGFPALSVVPGQFLLKDILLLGGAVWSLGESLRAVKGVRHSDRELQRIR; encoded by the coding sequence ATGGCAACGACAAATGATCGAAAAGCAGTTAGCCGACTTCTAGAACTCATTGGGCTTGCTCTGATGCGGTATGGAATCGTGCTGATTTTATTTTGGATCGGCTTGATGAAGTTTACACCTTACGAAGCGAATGCAATTAAGCCACTTGTAGAACATAGCCCATTCATGAGTTGGATGTATCGCGTTATCAGTGTTCAGGGAGTGTCTAATCTGATTGGTGTGATTGAAGTTGCAACTGCGGTCTTGATGGCATTGCGCTCGTGGTTCCCGATTGCTTCTGTCGTTGGCAGTGGGATGGCAGTGGTTACCTGCTTGTTAACTCTGAGCTTTTTATTTTCTACACCAGGTTGGGAACCGACACTCGGATTTCCGGCTTTATCAGTTGTACCGGGACAATTTTTACTCAAAGATATCTTGCTCCTGGGCGGTGCAGTTTGGTCATTGGGAGAATCTCTGCGGGCAGTGAAGGGTGTTCGTCACAGCGATCGTGAATTGCAGAGAATCCGATAG
- a CDS encoding aromatic ring-hydroxylating dioxygenase subunit alpha yields MIELTPALSEHRLKGQVREIGINPNYWYAVAWAHEIKPLQILAITLWNQELAIYCDDQNIVRAVENRCPHKGVALHRGVVQRDAIVCPYHGWKFQNGQCTHIPYFPIDQKLPTACLRTFPVREQYGIIFVFPGDPAQADQIPLLDIPQYANPNWLMIPVSAHFNAHYTICNENTMDVFHGYLHRNLQGWFDPVLLKLEEAEASVRADYRVSYRGAIARFLGLNDTSKVITRTISVNYQYPNYINSLQDLSYLYLMRSPISQHESRSFSLLFVNVRLPKWLIALLQPVLERVIRNRLFMRFLAQDIAMIESEYENYLRDRSRRYVEVNPAIIALQRVMIRQYNFSLDCSTGES; encoded by the coding sequence ATGATAGAGCTTACACCTGCACTGTCAGAACACAGACTCAAAGGGCAAGTGCGCGAGATTGGCATCAACCCCAACTACTGGTATGCCGTAGCCTGGGCACATGAGATCAAGCCTTTGCAAATCCTTGCAATCACACTCTGGAATCAAGAGCTTGCTATCTATTGTGATGATCAAAACATTGTGAGAGCGGTAGAAAATCGTTGCCCACATAAAGGAGTAGCATTGCATCGGGGTGTTGTTCAGAGAGATGCGATTGTTTGTCCTTATCATGGCTGGAAATTTCAAAATGGACAATGCACTCACATTCCATATTTTCCAATTGATCAGAAGTTGCCGACTGCTTGTTTGAGAACTTTTCCTGTTCGAGAACAGTACGGTATTATTTTTGTTTTTCCAGGCGATCCAGCCCAAGCAGATCAGATTCCTCTCCTAGACATTCCGCAATATGCAAATCCCAACTGGTTAATGATTCCAGTGAGCGCACATTTTAATGCTCACTACACGATTTGCAATGAAAATACGATGGATGTTTTTCACGGATATCTGCATCGAAATCTACAGGGATGGTTTGATCCCGTATTGCTCAAGTTGGAAGAAGCAGAAGCTTCTGTCCGAGCCGATTATCGGGTATCATATCGAGGAGCGATCGCAAGATTTTTAGGATTAAATGATACTTCTAAAGTGATCACTCGAACGATTTCAGTAAATTATCAATATCCTAACTACATCAATTCTCTGCAAGATTTGTCTTACCTCTATCTGATGCGATCGCCGATCTCTCAACACGAAAGTCGTTCATTCTCACTTCTGTTTGTTAACGTTCGCCTCCCAAAATGGCTCATTGCCCTATTACAACCTGTGCTAGAGCGTGTAATTCGCAACCGTCTATTTATGAGATTTTTAGCACAAGATATCGCAATGATTGAGAGTGAGTATGAGAACTATTTACGCGATCGTTCTCGACGATATGTAGAGGTAAATCCTGCAATTATTGCTCTACAAAGGGTGATGATACGCCAGTATAATTTTTCCCTGGATTGCAGCACAGGGGAATCTTGA
- a CDS encoding sensor histidine kinase, with the protein MNRLGQVSNGQNRRKRFDFASLQFRLAVTVIGICAIAIAIYQQLSHWSIQTVLMMYSDQLTEAQFLTISSQLVNLSLIVMIGMTIATLAVTWLLLRPVNQLQHWIQTTATNSQSNPFTTRAMPSEIRVVAQAWSETLSQKAAIKQQQRQFISNVAHELRSPLSVIYGYLQRTVKRIPMSPSQEESLKMVTEEAERMTLILQDLIDLARAESLDVSLPQEPLILNEFVRNIANMRGKFDHPNIQLEISPIPIRVQARRDHLMQVLDHLIENAIRYSQPDLPIVIQLTQENGCAVIQVSDRGEGIPQSDQVLIFEPFHRIDPSRSRATGGTGLGLAIVKILVEKMGGTLSLDSEPGIGTTFIVTLPMLRN; encoded by the coding sequence ATGAATCGGCTAGGGCAGGTTTCAAATGGGCAGAACAGGCGGAAAAGGTTTGATTTCGCTTCATTGCAGTTTCGGCTTGCTGTCACTGTAATTGGAATTTGTGCGATCGCAATTGCGATCTATCAGCAATTGAGTCATTGGAGCATTCAGACTGTGCTGATGATGTACTCCGATCAGTTGACTGAAGCACAATTTCTGACGATCTCTAGTCAGTTGGTCAACCTGAGCTTGATTGTGATGATTGGAATGACGATCGCAACTTTAGCAGTAACCTGGCTCTTGTTGCGTCCCGTCAATCAATTGCAGCACTGGATACAGACCACAGCAACAAATTCCCAATCCAATCCCTTTACAACTAGAGCAATGCCAAGCGAGATTCGAGTCGTTGCTCAAGCATGGAGCGAGACGCTCAGTCAGAAAGCCGCCATCAAGCAGCAGCAGCGGCAATTTATTAGCAATGTTGCTCATGAGCTGCGATCTCCTCTCAGTGTGATTTATGGATACCTTCAGCGCACCGTCAAGCGTATTCCTATGTCTCCCAGTCAGGAAGAGAGCCTGAAAATGGTAACTGAAGAAGCAGAGCGAATGACCCTGATTCTACAAGACTTGATCGATCTTGCAAGAGCAGAGAGCTTAGATGTTTCGCTTCCTCAAGAGCCTCTGATTCTCAATGAGTTTGTGCGCAATATCGCAAATATGCGGGGTAAGTTTGATCATCCGAATATTCAGCTTGAAATTTCGCCGATTCCGATTCGCGTTCAAGCACGTCGGGATCACCTCATGCAAGTGCTAGATCACCTGATTGAGAATGCGATTCGATATTCTCAACCCGATTTACCAATTGTGATCCAGTTAACTCAAGAGAATGGTTGTGCTGTCATTCAGGTGAGCGATCGTGGCGAAGGAATTCCCCAGTCTGATCAAGTGTTGATCTTTGAACCTTTTCATCGCATTGATCCTTCGCGCAGTCGAGCCACAGGAGGAACCGGATTAGGACTGGCGATCGTCAAAATTTTAGTTGAGAAAATGGGTGGAACGCTTTCCCTTGATTCTGAACCCGGCATAGGTACGACCTTCATTGTTACGTTACCCATGCTACGAAATTGA
- a CDS encoding VOC family protein, with product MKTTTHRRIRYMLLACFTVFAIAISPYQQAYPQVVFQAAQRAAQSQQPVLAVESIGITVSDMDKAVSFYSQVLPFQKISDVEVLGSDYEQLQGLFGIRMRVVKMQLGDEVLELTEYLTPKGKPIPIDSRSHDRWFQHIAIVVNDIDKAYQHLRKYKVQHTSTAPQRIPDWNNAAAGIRAFYFKDLDGHNLELIYFPPGKGNPKWQKSTNQLFLGIDHTAIVVSNTANSLSFYRDLLGLKVAVESMNYGTEQAHLNNVEGARLHISGLRAPTGVGIEFLEYLEPRDGRSLPIDTRPNDLLSWQTTLVVNDVKAIAQQLKRSQLVSSNVVTIPEQTLGFKRGLLVRDPDGHVMRLVEK from the coding sequence ATGAAGACTACAACTCATAGAAGAATTCGATACATGCTGCTTGCTTGTTTTACAGTGTTTGCGATCGCAATTTCTCCTTATCAGCAAGCCTATCCACAAGTAGTATTTCAGGCTGCTCAACGTGCTGCTCAATCTCAGCAACCTGTGCTAGCAGTCGAATCTATTGGAATAACAGTTTCTGATATGGATAAAGCTGTCTCATTCTACTCTCAAGTTTTGCCCTTTCAGAAAATTTCGGATGTAGAAGTTCTGGGTTCAGACTATGAACAACTTCAAGGGCTATTCGGGATTCGGATGCGAGTCGTCAAAATGCAACTGGGCGATGAAGTGCTTGAACTTACAGAGTACCTCACACCCAAAGGTAAACCTATTCCGATCGATTCCCGGAGTCACGATCGCTGGTTTCAACATATTGCGATCGTGGTCAACGACATCGATAAAGCATATCAGCACCTACGAAAATATAAAGTTCAACATACTTCTACTGCTCCTCAACGGATTCCAGATTGGAACAACGCAGCGGCTGGAATTCGTGCCTTCTATTTCAAAGACCTGGATGGTCACAATCTAGAACTCATTTACTTCCCTCCAGGAAAGGGCAATCCGAAATGGCAAAAGTCTACGAATCAGCTATTTCTAGGGATTGATCATACTGCGATCGTCGTTTCCAATACTGCAAATAGTTTGAGCTTCTATCGAGATCTGCTTGGTCTAAAAGTAGCAGTAGAAAGTATGAACTATGGAACAGAGCAAGCACATCTGAACAATGTGGAAGGAGCGAGATTGCATATTAGTGGATTAAGAGCGCCGACTGGAGTGGGAATTGAATTTTTAGAATACTTGGAGCCGCGTGATGGTCGATCACTTCCTATAGATACTCGACCCAATGATTTACTCAGTTGGCAAACAACTTTAGTCGTGAATGATGTGAAAGCGATCGCGCAACAACTAAAGCGATCTCAGCTTGTTTCTTCCAATGTTGTAACGATCCCAGAGCAGACTTTGGGGTTTAAACGAGGATTACTGGTTCGCGATCCAGATGGTCATGTGATGCGCTTGGTTGAAAAATAG
- a CDS encoding MIP/aquaporin family protein produces MINTIRRHYPEYLMEAAGLGIFMVAAAVITAAVVHPSSPISQIDPLLQRSLIGIGMGLTAISLIYSPWGKQSGAHYNPAVTLTFLHLGKVKPKDAFCYVIAQLLGGSLGILIAAKLLGNVLSHPSVDYIVTIPGTQGAIIAFFAELVISFGLMMTVLTVSNTARLARWTGLFAGALVATYIIIEAPLSGMSMNPARTIASAIPANNWTAIWVYLTAPILGMFLASEIYVRIKEQQAVCCAKLHHQNHKRCIFRCGFKAQKLSDQLPDI; encoded by the coding sequence ATGATCAATACAATTCGTCGTCACTATCCTGAATATTTGATGGAAGCAGCAGGATTAGGGATTTTCATGGTTGCTGCTGCGGTGATTACAGCAGCAGTCGTACATCCTAGTTCGCCGATCTCTCAGATCGATCCGTTACTTCAGCGATCGTTGATCGGAATTGGCATGGGACTGACGGCAATTTCGCTGATCTATTCTCCCTGGGGAAAGCAATCAGGCGCACATTACAATCCTGCGGTGACGTTAACGTTTCTCCACTTAGGTAAAGTGAAGCCGAAAGATGCATTTTGCTATGTCATTGCTCAATTACTAGGTGGATCACTCGGAATTTTAATTGCAGCAAAACTATTGGGGAACGTGCTCTCACATCCTTCAGTTGACTACATTGTGACAATTCCAGGAACTCAAGGAGCAATCATTGCGTTTTTTGCTGAATTGGTCATTTCTTTTGGGTTGATGATGACTGTTCTCACAGTGTCGAATACAGCACGACTCGCACGATGGACAGGACTCTTTGCAGGAGCTTTGGTGGCGACCTATATCATAATCGAGGCTCCATTATCCGGGATGAGTATGAACCCTGCTCGAACCATTGCTTCTGCAATTCCGGCAAACAATTGGACTGCGATTTGGGTTTACTTAACCGCACCGATTCTTGGGATGTTTTTAGCTTCTGAGATCTATGTGCGAATCAAGGAACAGCAGGCCGTTTGTTGTGCCAAACTTCATCACCAAAATCACAAACGCTGCATTTTTAGATGCGGATTCAAAGCTCAGAAATTGAGCGATCAACTACCAGACATCTGA
- a CDS encoding SDR family NAD(P)-dependent oxidoreductase → MRLDGKVALVTGSSQGIGQEIVLHLAAIGADVVINYRSHPEGAQETLEKVNAIGGKCYLAECPHSQAYSIQADLGNVDMVRELITESIEHFGKLDILVNNAGIEKHAPFWEVTEAEYDAVMNVNLKGVFFATQTFVQHLIETNRPGKVINISSVHEELPFPNFTAYCASKGGMRMMTRNLAVELGALGITINNVAPGAIETPINTQLLNNPEKLQALLNNIPLGRLGHPQDVASLVAFLASEDANYITGSTFVVDGGLLWNYQEQ, encoded by the coding sequence ATGCGACTTGATGGAAAAGTTGCTTTAGTTACAGGCAGCAGTCAAGGGATTGGGCAAGAAATTGTTCTACATTTAGCAGCAATAGGAGCAGATGTGGTAATCAACTATCGATCTCATCCAGAAGGCGCTCAAGAAACGCTAGAAAAAGTTAATGCGATCGGAGGAAAGTGCTATCTTGCGGAATGTCCGCACTCACAAGCGTATTCAATTCAAGCTGATCTCGGTAATGTTGACATGGTGCGAGAATTGATTACTGAGAGCATTGAGCATTTTGGCAAGCTAGATATTTTGGTCAACAATGCTGGAATTGAGAAACATGCTCCCTTCTGGGAAGTTACGGAAGCAGAGTATGATGCGGTGATGAATGTTAACTTGAAAGGCGTTTTCTTTGCTACGCAAACTTTTGTGCAGCATTTAATCGAAACAAACCGTCCTGGGAAAGTCATCAACATTAGCTCTGTCCATGAAGAATTGCCCTTTCCCAACTTTACAGCTTATTGTGCTAGTAAAGGCGGAATGAGAATGATGACTCGTAATCTAGCAGTTGAGCTAGGTGCGCTTGGGATTACGATTAACAATGTGGCTCCTGGTGCGATCGAGACTCCGATCAACACACAGCTTTTGAACAATCCTGAAAAATTACAGGCATTGCTGAACAACATTCCATTAGGGCGGTTAGGGCACCCTCAAGATGTTGCATCTTTGGTCGCATTCTTGGCATCTGAAGACGCAAATTACATTACGGGCAGCACATTTGTGGTCGATGGTGGATTGCTTTGGAACTATCAGGAGCAGTAG
- the egtB gene encoding ergothioneine biosynthesis protein EgtB: protein MLSQLKPQTALLDRYQSVRRVSEQICQPLAIEDYILQAMPDVSPPKWHLAHTTWFFETFLLVPYLPGYEVFHPQFNYLFNSYYEAVGSRHPRPQRGLLSRPTVEEIYRYRAYVDQAMGLFLQEFAEVPLESLILLGLQHEQQHQELLLTDIKYNLALNPLRPAYRSDLSLSASTTSKMGWLSYCGGIYTIGHEGESFAFDNESPRHSVYLQDYELADRLVTNGEYLEFIQAGGYNRPEFWLSDGWATMQAERWSAPLYWEQMDGTWWIMTLAGLRPLDSNEPVCHVSFYEADAYARWAGKRLPTEAEWEIAARQVAIQGNFLESGRLHPSGTKGMTRPDQIFGDVWEWTQSAYLAYPGFQPAKGAVGEYNGKFMCNQMVLRGGSCVTPQSHIRPSYRNFFPASARWQFSGIRLAQ, encoded by the coding sequence ATGCTTTCTCAACTTAAACCTCAAACCGCACTCCTCGATCGCTATCAGTCTGTACGTCGAGTCAGTGAACAGATCTGTCAACCTTTAGCGATCGAAGACTACATCCTGCAAGCGATGCCTGATGTCAGTCCTCCAAAATGGCACTTAGCACATACCACTTGGTTTTTTGAAACTTTTCTACTGGTTCCATATTTGCCAGGTTATGAAGTGTTTCATCCCCAGTTTAACTATTTGTTCAATTCTTACTACGAAGCAGTGGGAAGTCGTCACCCGCGACCTCAAAGAGGATTACTCTCTCGTCCAACAGTCGAAGAGATTTATCGTTATCGCGCTTATGTGGATCAAGCAATGGGATTATTTTTGCAGGAATTTGCAGAAGTACCTTTGGAGTCTTTGATTCTACTCGGCTTACAGCATGAGCAACAACATCAAGAATTGCTGCTCACGGATATTAAATACAATCTCGCACTCAATCCACTGCGTCCAGCTTATCGATCAGACCTTTCTTTGTCTGCATCTACTACTTCAAAAATGGGTTGGTTGAGCTACTGCGGGGGAATTTATACGATCGGGCATGAAGGCGAATCCTTTGCGTTTGATAATGAGTCTCCACGTCATTCGGTGTATCTACAAGACTATGAGCTAGCCGATCGATTAGTTACAAATGGAGAGTATCTAGAGTTTATCCAAGCAGGTGGATACAATCGGCCAGAATTTTGGCTTTCTGATGGTTGGGCAACTATGCAAGCAGAGCGATGGTCTGCGCCTTTATATTGGGAACAGATGGATGGGACTTGGTGGATCATGACACTTGCAGGATTGCGTCCTCTGGACAGCAATGAGCCTGTGTGTCATGTGAGCTTTTACGAAGCAGATGCTTATGCGCGTTGGGCAGGGAAAAGACTACCCACTGAAGCAGAATGGGAAATTGCAGCAAGACAGGTTGCAATACAAGGAAATTTCTTGGAGAGTGGACGATTGCATCCTTCTGGAACGAAAGGCATGACTCGACCTGATCAGATATTTGGTGATGTGTGGGAGTGGACACAGAGCGCTTATCTTGCTTATCCAGGATTTCAGCCTGCAAAGGGAGCTGTTGGAGAGTATAACGGGAAATTTATGTGCAATCAGATGGTGCTACGAGGTGGCTCATGTGTTACGCCTCAGAGTCATATTCGCCCTAGCTATCGCAATTTCTTTCCAGCGTCAGCTCGCTGGCAGTTTTCAGGAATTCGACTTGCTCAGTAA
- a CDS encoding response regulator transcription factor, producing the protein MAHILLVEDEVALAQFISLELSNEGYQVSTAHDGMTGLAIARQSLPDLAILDWMLPGLSGIELCRRLRTTGIKIPIIMMTAKNEVEDRVDGLDAGADDYITKPFSVEELFARIRAHLRRTQEVYENILQVGELKLDRLTHQVLRGDRLIDLTVKEFDLLAYLMQNPQQVFTKEQILENVWGYNFGGDSNVIEVYIRYLRLKLEQQGETRIIHTVRGVGYVIRES; encoded by the coding sequence ATGGCGCATATTCTTTTAGTCGAAGATGAAGTTGCACTTGCACAATTTATTTCACTTGAGCTAAGTAATGAAGGATATCAGGTCAGTACAGCCCACGATGGGATGACTGGACTTGCTATTGCACGGCAATCTCTGCCAGATCTTGCCATTCTGGATTGGATGCTACCGGGACTGTCTGGGATAGAACTTTGCCGCCGATTGAGAACCACAGGAATCAAGATTCCAATCATCATGATGACAGCAAAAAATGAAGTAGAAGACCGAGTTGATGGACTAGATGCTGGAGCAGATGATTATATTACAAAGCCGTTTAGTGTAGAAGAACTGTTCGCACGAATTCGTGCTCATCTTCGCCGAACTCAAGAAGTGTATGAAAATATCTTGCAAGTAGGTGAGCTAAAATTGGATCGACTGACTCATCAAGTGTTACGGGGAGATCGCTTAATCGATTTAACGGTCAAAGAATTTGATCTTCTCGCTTACTTAATGCAGAATCCTCAACAGGTTTTTACGAAAGAGCAGATTTTGGAAAACGTCTGGGGATACAATTTTGGCGGGGATTCAAACGTGATTGAAGTCTACATTCGGTACTTGCGATTAAAACTCGAGCAGCAAGGTGAAACACGCATCATTCATACCGTACGTGGAGTGGGCTATGTTATCCGAGAATCATAG
- a CDS encoding DUF2808 domain-containing protein → MLFQKLAISTMFAIATAVSTQSSAFSQTTFKNPTHPYLSEIGTAQTTISHQPSQSQFKNSTHLRLSEIGTSSSMQSPMTQMVEAPMSQAPLNNGQTYFSHSPQLVRVHASQTQAYTPSTYEFTLTVPANAGQSLKAVRIAQERNLGTVKFDASRSKAFAGERFAAGAEIPLASVGGEKPAPGEATIVFDQPVQPGSTVTVALEAKANPEFGGAYEFGVTAFPAGDNGVGQFLGFGRINLYSGGE, encoded by the coding sequence ATGCTATTTCAGAAATTGGCAATCAGTACAATGTTCGCGATCGCTACAGCAGTCAGCACACAATCTTCAGCTTTTTCTCAAACAACGTTCAAGAACCCGACTCATCCCTACCTTTCGGAAATCGGCACTGCTCAAACAACTATCTCGCATCAACCCTCTCAGAGCCAATTTAAGAATTCCACCCACCTCAGATTGTCTGAAATTGGCACCTCTAGCTCGATGCAGTCTCCGATGACCCAAATGGTCGAGGCTCCAATGAGCCAAGCTCCACTGAACAATGGACAAACTTACTTCTCTCATTCCCCTCAGTTAGTTCGTGTTCATGCTTCTCAAACCCAAGCCTATACTCCATCGACCTATGAGTTTACTTTGACTGTTCCTGCTAATGCTGGACAGTCTTTGAAAGCAGTTCGGATTGCTCAAGAACGAAATTTGGGCACAGTGAAATTTGATGCGAGCAGAAGTAAAGCATTTGCAGGAGAACGATTTGCAGCAGGAGCGGAGATTCCTCTGGCAAGTGTCGGTGGTGAGAAGCCTGCTCCTGGGGAAGCTACGATCGTATTTGATCAACCCGTACAGCCTGGTAGCACAGTGACGGTTGCACTTGAAGCGAAGGCTAATCCAGAATTTGGAGGCGCTTATGAATTTGGAGTGACCGCATTTCCGGCAGGAGACAACGGGGTAGGTCAATTTTTAGGTTTTGGACGAATCAATCTCTATAGTGGTGGTGAATAG
- the msrB gene encoding peptide-methionine (R)-S-oxide reductase MsrB gives MKRRYFVQAGLALAGTVWVSHTLRQNPKNMPERSFEIIKTETEWRNLLTPEQFYVLRKHGTERAGTSPLDKQYSKGSYVCAACKLPLFTSETKFNSGTGWPSFHTPIANAIATSPDYTISIARTEVHCRRCGGHLGHVFQDGPRPTGKRYCINGIALDFIAG, from the coding sequence ATGAAGAGACGATATTTTGTGCAAGCAGGTTTAGCGCTTGCAGGAACCGTTTGGGTATCCCATACCCTCCGCCAGAATCCAAAAAATATGCCAGAACGCTCATTTGAAATCATCAAAACTGAAACAGAGTGGCGCAATCTGCTAACACCAGAGCAGTTTTATGTCCTCCGCAAGCATGGCACAGAACGAGCAGGAACAAGCCCACTTGATAAACAGTACAGCAAGGGAAGCTATGTCTGTGCTGCCTGTAAACTTCCGCTCTTTACTTCAGAAACAAAATTCAATAGTGGAACAGGGTGGCCCAGTTTTCACACGCCGATTGCAAATGCGATCGCGACATCACCTGATTATACGATTTCTATTGCTCGCACAGAAGTTCATTGTCGTCGCTGTGGTGGGCATCTGGGGCATGTATTTCAAGACGGGCCTCGACCTACAGGTAAACGCTATTGCATCAACGGAATTGCATTAGATTTTATTGCAGGATAG
- a CDS encoding NADPH-dependent FMN reductase: MRKALFIPVILGTSRQGRQSELVARFVVEQVAARDGVETELVDIRTIAIAVDDAGESIKNSQFSATMERADGLIIVVPEYNHGYPGLLKHVLDTCLKEYIHKAVGLCGVSAGAFGGTRVIQNLLPVMRELGLVTTFYDLNFSNVQSLFDEMGHLIDEATQIRRLDRFLDELVWMSTVLRYGRQNPLNAMEE; the protein is encoded by the coding sequence ATGCGCAAAGCGTTATTTATTCCCGTAATTTTGGGGACATCTCGGCAAGGTCGTCAGAGTGAATTGGTTGCTCGATTTGTGGTGGAGCAAGTTGCCGCTAGAGACGGAGTTGAGACTGAGTTAGTTGATATTCGCACGATTGCGATCGCAGTTGATGATGCAGGTGAATCAATCAAAAATTCTCAGTTCTCCGCCACGATGGAACGTGCTGATGGATTGATCATTGTTGTTCCAGAATATAACCACGGCTATCCGGGTTTGTTGAAACATGTATTGGATACTTGCCTCAAGGAATACATTCACAAGGCTGTAGGATTGTGCGGAGTTTCAGCAGGTGCATTTGGTGGAACAAGGGTGATTCAGAACCTGCTGCCTGTGATGCGTGAGCTTGGATTAGTGACAACTTTCTATGATCTAAATTTTAGTAATGTTCAATCTTTGTTTGATGAAATGGGTCATTTGATTGATGAAGCGACTCAGATTCGTCGGCTCGATCGCTTTTTAGATGAATTGGTGTGGATGTCAACAGTATTGCGATACGGACGGCAAAACCCATTGAATGCAATGGAGGAATAA